ACCACTTCTTTGATCAGGAACCCCAACAACACAGGCTTGATTCACAGAAGGGTGCTCATAAAGGATCGATTCAACCTCTGTTGGCCAAACTTTAAACCCTGAAACATTGATCATTCGTTTCAGTCGGTCTACGATAAAAAAGTAGCCTTCTTCATCAACGCGGCAAATATCTCCTGTTCTAAAAAATGACTTGCCATCCATTTCGATGAATGCGCTCTCATTATCGGCCGAACGATTCCAATACCCATTAAACACTTGTGGCCCATGAACGACCAGTTCACCTGGGGTATTAATCCCTACTTCCTTTAACGTTTCTGTATGAATAATACGTGCATCAACATCAAAAGAAGGGACTCCCATACATTGGAGTTTCGGGTGATCGGGCGGGTTGAAGTGTGTATGTGACATCGTTTCTGTCAAACCATATCCTTCCGCATATTTAATGCCTGTTCGCTCATACAATTGTTTCCCAACCGCCTCAGGCAAAGGAGCTCCTCCCCCACCAATCGTTGTTAACGATTGAAGGTCTAGATCATCTATGTTGGGATTGGACAAAAAATCAACCAGCATCGTGCTGATGTTAATCCAGTTCGTACATTGATAATCCTCAATCCATTTCGCAGCAAGCTCTCGATCCCAGCGAGTCATGATCACCATTGTTCCTCCACCATAAATCGGCGCATTCATACTATGCTGCATGCCTGTTACATGAAACAGAGGTAAAGTAGTTAAGGAAACGGAATCTGACGTATGGTTCATCCAACAAAACGCACTAACCACATTGGCCTGAATCGTTTGATGGGTATGGATACACCCCTTGGGCTTTCCAGTTGTTCCAGATGTATACGGTAAGACTGCAAGATCTGAAGCTGAGGTTTCAATAGGGCCTACTTGCCCTTGGTACAATAACACTTCTTTCCACGTTGTTTCACAATTACTAGAGCTCTGAAACATTGGAGGCATCGTTACTTCTTTTGGATATTCATACGATGGATCAAATGAATCACTAATATACTCAGAATAACTAGCGATAATCAAGTGAGAAAGTTCCGTGCTCTCGCGAAGTTCAGCAATCTGATCATAGAGCTCTTGTCCGACAATGGCCACTTTTGCTTGGCAATCATTGCAATAAAATTCAAGTTCTTCTTTCTTATTCATTGGATTAATCGGAACAACAACAGCATTAGCACGTAAGATCGCATAATAACTAATCACATATTGAGGTGAGTTTTGCATATACAAAATCACACGGTCCCCTTTACTTACTCCTATCGTTTGTAAATAAGCTGCAACTGTCTCTACTTCGGACTGTAATTGTTGGTACGACATCTCTCCCCCGTAATAAATAATCGCTGTTTTCTTCGGATATCGTCTGGCTGCGACTTCTAAATTATCGACTACTGTTGTTTTGGGTATCGATAAACTCTTTGGAAGTCGTT
The sequence above is drawn from the Desertibacillus haloalkaliphilus genome and encodes:
- a CDS encoding long-chain fatty acid--CoA ligase; translation: MLSEHFKFWPKRLPKSLSIPKTTVVDNLEVAARRYPKKTAIIYYGGEMSYQQLQSEVETVAAYLQTIGVSKGDRVILYMQNSPQYVISYYAILRANAVVVPINPMNKKEELEFYCNDCQAKVAIVGQELYDQIAELRESTELSHLIIASYSEYISDSFDPSYEYPKEVTMPPMFQSSSNCETTWKEVLLYQGQVGPIETSASDLAVLPYTSGTTGKPKGCIHTHQTIQANVVSAFCWMNHTSDSVSLTTLPLFHVTGMQHSMNAPIYGGGTMVIMTRWDRELAAKWIEDYQCTNWINISTMLVDFLSNPNIDDLDLQSLTTIGGGGAPLPEAVGKQLYERTGIKYAEGYGLTETMSHTHFNPPDHPKLQCMGVPSFDVDARIIHTETLKEVGINTPGELVVHGPQVFNGYWNRSADNESAFIEMDGKSFFRTGDICRVDEEGYFFIVDRLKRMINVSGFKVWPTEVESILYEHPSVNQACVVGVPDQRSGEAVKAFIILNNGDQVSAEEVISWAKGQMAAYKTPRSIQFVKSLPMTSSGKILWRQLQDEEYKKRAGEE